The Herbaspirillum sp. RTI4 genome has a segment encoding these proteins:
- a CDS encoding thioesterase family protein, whose translation MHTLRMDLRWGDQDAFGHVNNTVYFRYMEQARIDWLATMGNTLEAVAEGPVLLDAHCRFMRQLKYPGSIDIQVYVETPGRTSLQTAYEIRRVDQPEVLVAEGSAKIVWINFQTGKPIPLPHFLRQQLPQP comes from the coding sequence ATGCATACACTGCGCATGGATCTTCGCTGGGGAGACCAGGATGCTTTTGGCCATGTCAACAACACGGTCTATTTTCGCTACATGGAGCAAGCACGCATCGATTGGCTGGCAACGATGGGCAATACATTGGAGGCCGTGGCAGAAGGGCCTGTCCTACTGGACGCGCACTGCCGCTTCATGCGCCAGTTGAAATATCCTGGATCAATTGATATCCAGGTTTATGTCGAAACGCCTGGACGTACCAGCTTGCAAACGGCTTACGAAATTCGGCGCGTGGACCAGCCGGAAGTATTAGTTGCTGAAGGCAGCGCAAAAATCGTGTGGATCAATTTTCAGACAGGCAAACCGATTCCATTACCCCATTTTTTACGGCAACAATTGCCCCAACCGTAA
- a CDS encoding ABC transporter substrate-binding protein encodes MSYKTQAFVAAALLSLSLSSHAADPILIGVSGPFTGGSAPMGVSMRDGAKLAVADINAKGGVLGRQLKLIERDDEAKNERGVQVAQELINKEKVVATVGFANTGVALASQRFYQEAKIPVINNVATGSVITQQFKAPEYPDNYIFRTSANDTIQSRMIVDEAVTKRKFSKVAILADSTNYGQLGREDLERALTAKSIKPVAVEKYNIKDVDMTSQLLKAKQGGAEVLLTYGIGPELAQIANAMEKLNWHVPIIGSWPLSMGNFVDNAGKNGEGARMPQTFIQDGNTPVRKTFIASYQKAYKVDRMPSAVSAAQGYDSIILLAAAIKQAGATDGVKVRAALESLNGAVEGVVMTYNKPFTHDDHEAIKSNQVLMGEVKSGRIIESK; translated from the coding sequence ATGTCATATAAAACCCAAGCCTTTGTTGCCGCCGCTCTGTTGAGCCTTTCCCTTTCCAGCCATGCTGCCGACCCGATTCTGATCGGCGTATCGGGTCCTTTCACCGGCGGTTCAGCGCCGATGGGCGTATCAATGCGCGATGGCGCCAAGTTGGCGGTCGCTGACATCAATGCCAAGGGCGGCGTATTGGGTCGTCAATTGAAACTGATTGAACGTGACGATGAAGCGAAAAATGAACGCGGTGTGCAAGTTGCGCAAGAATTGATCAATAAGGAAAAAGTTGTCGCAACCGTCGGGTTTGCCAATACCGGTGTTGCACTGGCGTCGCAGCGCTTCTATCAAGAAGCAAAAATTCCGGTCATTAATAATGTCGCCACCGGCAGTGTGATTACTCAGCAATTTAAAGCGCCGGAATATCCAGACAATTACATTTTCCGCACTTCTGCAAACGATACGATTCAATCCCGCATGATTGTTGACGAAGCGGTGACCAAACGTAAATTCAGCAAAGTAGCCATTCTGGCGGACTCGACTAACTATGGTCAGCTTGGTCGCGAAGATCTGGAACGTGCACTGACGGCCAAGAGCATCAAGCCGGTTGCTGTTGAGAAGTACAACATCAAGGACGTCGACATGACGTCTCAGCTGCTCAAGGCAAAGCAGGGCGGCGCAGAAGTCCTGCTGACCTATGGTATCGGACCTGAGCTGGCGCAAATCGCTAACGCCATGGAAAAGCTCAACTGGCATGTGCCAATCATCGGCAGCTGGCCGCTCTCGATGGGTAACTTCGTCGACAATGCAGGCAAGAACGGTGAGGGCGCACGGATGCCGCAAACCTTCATTCAGGATGGCAACACACCAGTGCGCAAGACTTTCATCGCTTCTTATCAAAAAGCCTACAAGGTCGACCGCATGCCATCGGCTGTCTCTGCCGCGCAAGGTTACGATTCCATCATTCTTTTGGCGGCGGCAATTAAGCAAGCAGGTGCTACTGACGGTGTAAAAGTCCGCGCCGCGTTGGAAAGCCTGAACGGCGCAGTAGAAGGCGTGGTCATGACTTACAACAAGCCATTCACCCACGACGACCACGAGGCGATCAAGTCTAACCAAGTGTTAATGGGCGAGGTCAAGAGCGGTCGCATTATTGAGTCGAAATAA
- a CDS encoding ABC transporter ATP-binding protein codes for MLKISNLQAAYGKVEVLHGISLDVPKGKVVTLIGSNGAGKTTTMRAISGMLKPKSGTIMLAGKDVTGLDSHRIARAGLAHSPEGRRVFATMSVTDNLLLGAFPRFTGSRPKGDIQDDLQQALELFPRLQERRNQLAGTLSGGEQQMLAMARAVMLNPEVILLDEPSMGLAPILVEEVFRIILRLKEKGTTMLLVEQFAAAALNVADYGYVLENGRISVHGPAERLKNDPAVQAAYLGGGAQH; via the coding sequence ATGCTGAAAATTTCTAATTTGCAGGCCGCTTACGGCAAGGTTGAAGTGTTGCATGGCATTTCGCTGGATGTGCCAAAGGGCAAAGTAGTGACCCTGATCGGCTCCAATGGCGCTGGCAAGACCACCACCATGCGCGCCATTTCCGGCATGCTCAAACCGAAAAGCGGCACCATTATGCTGGCCGGAAAAGATGTGACTGGTCTTGATTCACATCGGATTGCACGGGCCGGGTTGGCCCATTCGCCGGAAGGCCGACGTGTATTCGCCACGATGAGCGTGACAGATAATCTCTTGCTGGGTGCCTTCCCTCGCTTTACCGGATCGCGTCCTAAGGGAGATATTCAGGATGATCTGCAACAGGCGCTGGAATTATTTCCGCGTTTGCAAGAGCGCCGGAATCAGCTGGCAGGTACTTTGTCCGGCGGCGAGCAGCAAATGCTGGCGATGGCGCGGGCAGTGATGCTCAATCCGGAAGTCATCCTTCTGGACGAGCCATCAATGGGGCTGGCACCGATTCTGGTCGAAGAAGTCTTCCGCATCATTTTGCGTCTGAAGGAAAAGGGCACCACCATGCTGCTGGTGGAGCAGTTTGCGGCGGCTGCCTTGAATGTGGCGGATTATGGCTATGTGCTGGAAAACGGACGTATTTCGGTACACGGTCCCGCCGAACGCCTTAAAAACGACCCGGCAGTGCAAGCGGCCTACCTTGGTGGCGGCGCACAGCACTGA
- a CDS encoding IS1380 family transposase, whose amino-acid sequence MPPETPFDLKFTSREVTAWGGLALLKRMLDGMGFKEALKSWDLPQPGSNRGYAPEQLIEQMIVSIWCGAARFAHADITRLDSTLVRLFGWGKAADHKAIVRLFQRFDQPSASRVQSSSYRWLFDKLQLNPITLDVDSTVLTRWGSQIEGGAKGYNPKNKGRASHHPLLAFVADWRLVANFWLRPGNTASSNNIESFIESTLENLGATKVGLFRADSGFYDKTIVTLLKAKKISHIISARLTHALQQSIVDQCKWQQVEVGLEVSELSYQPQGWGTPQRLVVVRQHIKRKNGAVAGKTLSLFADDPDLQGWRYGAMLTDLSIPALEVWRLYRGRADCENRIKELKADFGLGSFVLRDFWATEAALGVTMLAYNLMSVFRHAVMRQKVHHTLATLHHQVLAVGALWDDNTKNTKQTFRLAVARKRRPWFEGLWANAGEPVKLTPSPSNS is encoded by the coding sequence ATGCCCCCAGAAACGCCGTTCGATCTCAAATTCACATCCCGCGAAGTCACCGCCTGGGGTGGCCTGGCCCTTTTGAAGCGCATGCTTGACGGCATGGGTTTCAAAGAAGCTCTGAAAAGCTGGGATCTACCCCAGCCCGGCTCCAACCGGGGCTATGCGCCAGAACAACTCATTGAACAAATGATCGTCAGTATCTGGTGCGGCGCGGCGCGCTTTGCCCATGCCGACATCACCCGCCTGGACAGCACCCTGGTGCGCCTGTTCGGCTGGGGCAAAGCCGCAGACCACAAAGCCATCGTCAGGTTATTCCAGCGCTTTGACCAACCCAGCGCCAGTCGAGTGCAAAGCAGCAGTTACCGTTGGCTCTTCGACAAACTCCAACTCAACCCCATCACCCTGGATGTGGACTCCACCGTATTGACCCGCTGGGGCAGCCAGATCGAAGGCGGCGCCAAGGGCTACAACCCCAAGAACAAGGGTCGCGCCAGCCACCACCCGTTGTTGGCGTTCGTAGCAGACTGGCGCCTGGTGGCCAACTTCTGGCTGCGCCCGGGCAACACCGCATCGAGCAACAACATCGAGAGTTTTATTGAGTCCACACTGGAGAACCTGGGGGCCACCAAGGTGGGCCTGTTTCGCGCCGACAGTGGTTTTTATGACAAGACCATAGTGACCCTGCTCAAAGCCAAGAAGATCAGCCACATCATCAGCGCCCGACTGACGCATGCACTACAGCAATCTATCGTAGATCAGTGCAAGTGGCAGCAAGTCGAGGTGGGTCTGGAAGTCTCCGAGTTGAGCTACCAGCCGCAGGGCTGGGGGACACCACAGCGCCTGGTGGTGGTGCGCCAGCATATCAAACGCAAGAATGGTGCGGTGGCGGGCAAGACGCTATCGTTGTTTGCCGATGACCCGGATCTGCAGGGCTGGCGCTATGGTGCCATGCTCACCGACTTGAGCATTCCGGCGCTGGAGGTGTGGCGCCTGTACCGCGGGCGTGCAGATTGCGAGAACCGGATCAAGGAGCTCAAGGCGGACTTTGGCTTGGGCAGCTTTGTGTTGCGCGACTTCTGGGCTACCGAGGCGGCACTGGGGGTGACGATGCTGGCCTACAACTTGATGAGTGTATTTCGCCATGCGGTGATGCGCCAAAAGGTGCATCACACGCTGGCAACGCTGCACCACCAGGTGCTGGCTGTGGGGGCACTGTGGGATGACAACACGAAGAACACCAAGCAGACGTTCCGTCTGGCAGTGGCGCGCAAACGAAGACCGTGGTTTGAGGGCTTGTGGGCCAATGCGGGAGAGCCAGTGAAGCTCACGCCGAGCCCATCAAATTCCTAA
- a CDS encoding HlyD family type I secretion periplasmic adaptor subunit → MKFLPKPGTALAHLRRSQIVARGLIPLFDRGMEAHRTMPRPKLFVLIVVWTMLVLVVWAYFAKIDMVVRGDGRIVSSEHNQVIQHLEGGIVAAIFAREGAVVRKNQVLITISDVRASADQSEGRVKLLGLRTRVARLTAEANGAAVLRLPEDIPRSDPAVQSEQAAFDARQAKLNGELSILREQSAQRQAELSETVARQKSLADEYALAQQQYHLVHSMFTKNAASQMEDIQAQSHSQDVQSRLSAASAMIPRLRAAIAEAQAKLGDGVSRFRAEARADLTTAETELARLSEEMKSRNDRVLRSEVKAPMNGVINRIFINTVGGVVKPGDPILEMTPIDDKLVIEARIRPTDRAQLAIGRPARVRVTAYDSGVYGSMNGVVTEISADTVPEENARGERDYRVKVEVTRDAAQSGVKNRDSDTPLMPGMTATADIVVGRRTVWQYLMSPLSHFGQMALREPR, encoded by the coding sequence ATGAAATTTTTACCAAAGCCCGGCACCGCATTGGCCCATCTGCGACGCAGCCAGATCGTGGCGCGTGGCCTGATACCGCTGTTCGATCGCGGCATGGAAGCGCATCGCACCATGCCCCGACCCAAGCTGTTTGTGCTGATCGTCGTGTGGACCATGCTGGTGCTGGTGGTCTGGGCTTACTTTGCCAAGATCGACATGGTGGTGCGCGGCGATGGTCGCATCGTCTCGTCCGAACATAATCAAGTGATACAGCATCTGGAAGGCGGCATCGTCGCCGCGATTTTCGCGCGCGAAGGCGCGGTAGTGCGCAAGAACCAGGTGCTGATCACGATCAGCGACGTGCGAGCCAGCGCCGATCAGAGCGAAGGCCGGGTCAAGCTGTTGGGCTTGCGCACGCGGGTAGCGCGGCTCACGGCAGAAGCCAACGGCGCAGCCGTATTGCGTTTGCCGGAAGACATCCCGCGCAGCGACCCGGCAGTGCAAAGCGAGCAGGCCGCCTTCGATGCGCGGCAAGCCAAACTCAATGGCGAGTTGAGCATCCTGCGCGAACAGTCGGCGCAGCGTCAGGCAGAACTGTCGGAAACGGTCGCGCGGCAGAAAAGTCTGGCCGATGAATACGCGCTGGCGCAGCAGCAATATCACCTGGTGCATTCAATGTTTACCAAAAATGCCGCCTCGCAAATGGAAGATATTCAGGCGCAATCGCATTCGCAGGACGTGCAAAGTCGGCTCAGCGCGGCCAGCGCCATGATTCCCCGACTACGTGCCGCGATTGCCGAAGCGCAAGCCAAACTCGGCGATGGCGTATCGCGTTTTCGCGCCGAAGCACGCGCCGATCTGACCACAGCGGAAACCGAACTGGCGCGCTTGTCGGAAGAAATGAAATCGCGCAACGACCGGGTTTTGCGTTCCGAAGTCAAAGCGCCGATGAATGGTGTAATCAACCGGATTTTCATTAATACCGTAGGCGGCGTGGTCAAGCCCGGCGATCCGATTCTGGAAATGACGCCAATCGACGACAAGCTCGTCATTGAAGCCCGCATCCGGCCCACCGACCGCGCCCAACTCGCCATCGGCCGGCCGGCGCGTGTTCGTGTTACCGCCTACGATTCCGGCGTGTACGGATCGATGAATGGCGTGGTCACGGAAATCAGTGCCGATACGGTGCCGGAAGAGAACGCCCGCGGCGAGCGCGATTACCGCGTCAAAGTGGAAGTCACGCGCGATGCCGCACAGAGCGGCGTCAAAAACCGCGACAGTGATACGCCGCTGATGCCGGGCATGACGGCCACTGCCGACATCGTGGTGGGACGGCGCACCGTATGGCAATACCTGATGTCCCCGCTGAGCCACTTCGGTCAGATGGCATTACGCGAACCGCGTTGA
- a CDS encoding TolC family protein — MASENEEAGTVNVDDEILHLLRESDQAFTGTSLTLPEGIAEGDGKEQNFLSLEEALARALQNSYSYAASNAQAEGAGYAKNIALGQFGPTIDVRGQRGREYSAPASVLDQSTGLAQLSNIHLRTDTSIIARQPLFNPSTYFDYRKQSAMAVAADRRTEDARETLYYQAIKAYYDLLRGYAAVSFAASYAKRMDSLLEYMQKRMDGGGASKVDFERVRGRTLTAQASVIEANGVLESAMVTMAQLTGVRTQRLGVPAKMMPVVPASSKLALERVYESNPAVRAARADANAARQEMYSARARFSPQLSIEVTQGRTRGAGGDPALTTDRRYMLVLSMNVFNSGADYYYQKQIGSKLEEKNNTALDTERKLKEQIQINYRTLDAVKKRIDIAKQAYQANANVADVFLDQLGTGNKQLLDVLDAYQQAYQSRTDLAQMLFLQADISYQILRNTGRASQFVQEMPAP, encoded by the coding sequence ATGGCGTCTGAAAATGAAGAAGCGGGAACGGTCAATGTAGACGATGAGATTTTGCATTTGCTGCGAGAGTCCGATCAGGCATTCACCGGTACTTCGCTGACCTTGCCAGAAGGAATCGCCGAAGGCGATGGCAAGGAACAGAATTTTCTGTCGCTGGAAGAAGCACTGGCGCGCGCTTTGCAAAACAGCTATAGCTATGCCGCCTCCAATGCGCAAGCAGAGGGAGCGGGATACGCCAAAAATATCGCACTGGGTCAATTCGGGCCGACGATTGATGTACGCGGGCAGCGCGGGCGCGAGTATTCTGCCCCGGCCTCGGTTCTGGATCAGAGCACCGGTCTGGCACAGCTATCGAATATCCACCTGCGCACGGATACCAGCATCATCGCGCGCCAGCCGCTGTTTAATCCCAGTACCTATTTCGATTACCGCAAGCAGTCCGCGATGGCCGTTGCCGCCGACCGCCGTACCGAAGACGCCCGCGAAACCTTGTACTACCAGGCCATCAAGGCCTATTACGATTTGTTGCGCGGTTATGCCGCCGTATCGTTTGCCGCCAGCTATGCCAAACGCATGGACAGCTTGCTCGAATACATGCAAAAACGGATGGATGGCGGCGGTGCCAGCAAAGTCGATTTCGAACGCGTGCGTGGGCGCACTCTGACTGCTCAGGCATCGGTCATCGAAGCCAATGGCGTGCTGGAAAGCGCCATGGTTACTATGGCGCAACTGACGGGCGTACGCACACAACGCTTGGGCGTACCGGCGAAGATGATGCCGGTTGTGCCCGCATCCTCCAAACTGGCGCTGGAGCGCGTGTATGAAAGCAATCCCGCAGTACGCGCCGCGCGCGCGGATGCGAATGCGGCACGCCAGGAAATGTATTCAGCGCGTGCCCGTTTCTCGCCGCAGCTCTCGATTGAAGTCACGCAAGGACGCACGCGGGGTGCCGGTGGTGATCCTGCCCTCACTACGGATCGTCGTTACATGCTGGTGCTCAGCATGAATGTCTTTAACAGCGGTGCCGACTATTACTATCAAAAACAAATTGGCAGCAAGCTGGAAGAAAAGAACAACACCGCTCTGGATACCGAGCGCAAATTAAAAGAACAGATTCAGATCAATTACCGCACGCTGGACGCCGTCAAGAAACGCATCGATATCGCCAAGCAGGCCTATCAGGCTAACGCCAATGTCGCCGATGTCTTTCTGGATCAGCTGGGTACCGGCAATAAACAATTGCTCGATGTACTCGATGCCTACCAGCAAGCGTATCAATCGCGCACCGACCTGGCGCAGATGTTATTTCTGCAAGCGGACATCAGTTATCAGATTCTGCGCAACACCGGACGGGCATCGCAATTCGTCCAAGAAATGCCCGCACCATGA
- a CDS encoding ABC transporter permease subunit yields the protein MKIINISLAVIGIAALALLPQFVHNPYYLHMAETILIYAILLFGLDIVVGYTGQVSLGHAGLFGIGSYTTGVLYFKLGLPFLVAAPVSLGVTAVFGAILALPALRVTGPYLAMVTLAFGTIIQILINEMTFLTEGPLGIKVPKPLLMGVKMTEVQYFYLVAILMVLSLIVIHRIVKSHLGRAFEALRDSPIASDCMGVSVYRYKVYAFVISAALAGLAGSLYAYSEEYISPNTYNFELTILFLLAVIMGGRKTRSGSLIGALIVVMLPSLLSDIELFRLIASIAAAIGVIVSAALLIKQRKTLRQILPPLVAVVAMAVFSYRLENITDWRLTIFGMMMLFVVYYLQDGIVGFVRGLFGRLRLKSVVQVAENVTVEAVQSAVENRAQPGTTLLEAKQILMQFGGLKALNRVDLNIVQGTVHGLIGPNGSGKSTMMNVLTGIYKPTDGAVELNGRVISGSTPSAIALGGVARTFQNVQLFGEMTATENVLVGLHHTFKSNVLDVMLHTPRYMREERDARARAAAILQFVGLADLANEEARNLPYGKQRLLEIGRALGLNPTLLLLDEPAAGLTAPDIKDLVAIIRKIRQTGITIILIEHHMDVVMSICDTLTVLDFGQKIAEGKPAAVQSDPKVVEAYLGGTAGEADLNAHGAPSTGMGA from the coding sequence ATGAAAATAATCAACATCTCTCTGGCAGTCATTGGCATTGCCGCGCTGGCCTTGCTGCCGCAATTTGTGCATAACCCGTACTACCTGCACATGGCTGAAACCATTCTGATCTACGCCATCCTGCTGTTCGGTCTGGATATCGTGGTCGGCTATACCGGTCAAGTGTCGCTGGGCCATGCCGGCTTGTTCGGCATCGGTTCCTACACCACCGGCGTGCTGTACTTCAAACTGGGACTGCCATTCCTGGTCGCCGCGCCTGTTAGTCTGGGCGTGACCGCCGTGTTTGGTGCCATCCTGGCTTTGCCAGCGCTGCGTGTGACCGGCCCGTACCTCGCGATGGTCACACTGGCATTCGGTACCATTATTCAGATCCTGATCAATGAAATGACCTTCCTGACGGAAGGCCCGCTCGGCATCAAGGTCCCCAAGCCGCTGCTGATGGGCGTCAAAATGACCGAGGTCCAGTATTTTTATCTGGTGGCGATATTGATGGTGCTGTCGCTGATCGTGATTCACCGTATCGTCAAATCGCATCTGGGCCGCGCGTTCGAGGCATTGCGTGACAGTCCGATCGCTTCCGATTGCATGGGCGTGTCGGTCTATCGTTACAAGGTGTACGCCTTCGTCATCAGCGCCGCGCTGGCAGGACTGGCGGGTAGTCTCTACGCGTATTCCGAAGAATACATTTCGCCGAATACCTATAACTTCGAATTGACTATTTTGTTCCTGTTGGCAGTCATCATGGGCGGTCGCAAGACGCGCAGCGGTTCGCTGATTGGTGCGCTGATTGTCGTCATGCTGCCTAGTCTGCTGTCCGATATTGAATTGTTTCGCCTGATTGCATCGATTGCCGCCGCTATTGGCGTGATCGTCAGCGCGGCTTTGCTTATCAAGCAGCGCAAAACGCTGCGCCAGATATTGCCGCCGCTGGTAGCAGTAGTGGCGATGGCTGTATTTTCCTATCGGCTGGAAAACATTACCGACTGGCGCTTGACGATCTTCGGCATGATGATGCTGTTCGTCGTGTATTACCTGCAAGACGGTATCGTCGGCTTTGTGCGGGGATTGTTCGGCCGTTTGCGGCTTAAGTCAGTGGTGCAAGTTGCAGAAAATGTGACTGTCGAAGCGGTTCAGAGTGCGGTCGAAAATCGTGCCCAGCCAGGTACTACTTTGCTGGAAGCAAAACAAATTCTGATGCAGTTCGGCGGTCTCAAGGCACTCAACAGGGTCGATTTGAATATCGTCCAAGGCACTGTACATGGCCTCATCGGTCCCAATGGTTCCGGCAAGAGCACGATGATGAATGTGCTTACCGGTATTTACAAGCCAACCGATGGTGCCGTCGAACTCAATGGCCGTGTTATTTCCGGATCGACCCCTTCAGCGATTGCTTTGGGTGGCGTGGCACGTACTTTCCAGAACGTGCAACTGTTCGGTGAAATGACCGCGACAGAAAACGTGCTGGTCGGCTTGCATCACACGTTCAAGAGCAATGTGCTCGATGTGATGCTGCATACCCCGCGTTATATGCGCGAAGAGCGTGATGCGCGGGCGCGGGCAGCGGCCATTCTGCAATTCGTCGGTCTGGCTGATCTGGCGAATGAAGAAGCGCGCAATCTGCCGTACGGCAAACAACGCTTGCTGGAAATCGGCCGCGCACTGGGTCTGAATCCGACCTTGCTGCTGCTGGACGAACCTGCTGCGGGTCTGACTGCCCCTGATATCAAGGATCTGGTCGCGATCATCCGCAAGATTCGCCAGACCGGCATCACCATCATCCTGATTGAGCATCACATGGATGTGGTCATGTCGATTTGCGATACGCTGACCGTGCTCGATTTCGGACAAAAAATTGCAGAAGGAAAACCGGCTGCGGTGCAGTCCGACCCTAAAGTCGTGGAAGCGTATCTCGGCGGTACCGCCGGCGAAGCGGACCTCAATGCGCATGGCGCGCCCTCCACCGGCATGGGAGCTTAA
- a CDS encoding branched-chain amino acid ABC transporter permease: MEILLQLLISGISLGMIYAVIAFGYQLTFATSGTLNFGQGESLMLGALVGLSLVGTIHGGPYLNYWLMIPVVLIFGGLQGMLVEWIAVRPAIKIKSEFGWIMSTIALAIIFKNVAENIWGKDDLPFPSPLSSTPFQIFGANVQPMQVLVVVGALGMMLAVELFNRKSIYGKAVVATSNDRDAAGLMGINTRMVITFSYALSSATAAFAGVLVAPLTLTGATMGTALGLKAFAVAIIGGLTSGMGVIVGGLILGIAETTTGFYISTGYKEVPGLVLLLLVLAIKPAGLFGKTAIKKV; encoded by the coding sequence ATGGAAATATTGCTGCAACTCCTCATTAGCGGAATTTCTCTCGGCATGATTTACGCCGTGATCGCATTCGGTTATCAACTCACGTTTGCGACGTCGGGGACATTGAACTTCGGACAGGGCGAATCGCTGATGTTGGGCGCGCTGGTGGGCTTGAGTCTGGTCGGGACCATCCACGGCGGCCCCTATCTCAATTATTGGCTGATGATTCCTGTGGTACTGATCTTCGGTGGTTTGCAAGGGATGCTGGTGGAGTGGATCGCTGTTCGTCCCGCCATCAAAATAAAATCCGAATTCGGCTGGATCATGTCGACGATTGCACTGGCAATCATCTTTAAAAATGTCGCAGAAAATATCTGGGGTAAAGATGATTTACCTTTCCCTAGCCCTTTGTCATCGACTCCGTTCCAAATTTTCGGTGCCAATGTGCAGCCGATGCAAGTCCTGGTGGTGGTCGGCGCTCTCGGCATGATGCTGGCGGTGGAATTGTTCAACCGTAAATCGATTTACGGGAAAGCAGTCGTAGCAACGTCAAACGACCGTGACGCCGCCGGATTGATGGGCATCAACACCCGCATGGTCATCACATTTTCCTACGCACTTTCATCAGCTACCGCGGCATTCGCCGGCGTGCTGGTCGCACCGCTGACGCTGACTGGCGCCACCATGGGTACCGCACTGGGTTTGAAAGCATTTGCTGTCGCCATCATCGGCGGACTCACTTCCGGCATGGGCGTCATCGTTGGTGGTTTGATTTTGGGTATCGCAGAAACCACCACCGGTTTTTATATCTCCACTGGTTACAAAGAAGTGCCAGGGCTGGTGTTGCTCTTGCTGGTGCTGGCGATTAAACCCGCAGGCCTGTTCGGTAAAACAGCGATCAAAAAGGTCTGA